In a genomic window of Bacteroidota bacterium:
- a CDS encoding carboxypeptidase regulatory-like domain-containing protein, producing the protein MKKSVLILFVITLLIYNGCKKTDTASNPVTGDESGTVIINGEVIDFSTGAAITNAAIKLYGKISDSTISKSAVTDDNGKYTFEFTVKGGIDLKVIAQKEGYTPDTTNVYAVAGRTLTASKLLLKSTATGGGTGVRKPSSIYLLGTSVPSIGIKGAGGVESVQLVFQVVDSLGIPLDLDNAVNVGFVLAASPGSGAVLNPPTARTDAGGSVKVVLTSGTKAGVVQISATINSDGKVINSNPVAVSIHGGLPDLNHFSCVPAKLNIPGFNIYGVEDVITAYVGDKYSNPVRPGTSVYFKTDGGIIEGSALTNALGVASVRLYSANPLPNHPTLGPGFAQITASTTDETFSVINRSTIVLFSGIAFISCSPTSFDIPNRGSQQFIYTVMDQNSNPLVEGTAISVTVEGKDYELSGDKDITLPDTQSRSWTSFSFTIRDLVDTAAVNPLTVTIKSNGLNGKSSLVFSGVVR; encoded by the coding sequence ATGAAAAAGTCAGTTCTTATTCTTTTTGTGATCACTTTATTGATATATAACGGTTGTAAAAAGACCGATACCGCTTCCAATCCTGTAACAGGAGATGAATCAGGTACGGTTATCATAAACGGAGAAGTGATAGATTTTTCCACCGGAGCGGCTATCACAAATGCAGCAATAAAACTGTACGGAAAAATCTCCGACTCAACCATATCGAAGAGTGCAGTAACTGATGATAATGGAAAGTACACTTTTGAATTTACTGTGAAGGGGGGAATCGATCTTAAGGTCATCGCCCAAAAAGAGGGTTATACACCCGACACTACAAATGTTTACGCAGTAGCCGGAAGAACGCTGACAGCGAGCAAACTTCTTCTTAAATCGACTGCAACCGGCGGGGGAACGGGTGTGAGAAAGCCATCCTCAATCTATCTTCTTGGTACATCGGTGCCCAGCATTGGTATCAAAGGTGCCGGCGGGGTTGAATCTGTGCAACTGGTATTTCAAGTTGTTGATTCACTCGGTATTCCCCTTGATCTCGATAATGCTGTGAATGTAGGATTTGTTCTTGCAGCATCACCCGGTTCGGGTGCGGTTCTGAATCCCCCGACAGCAAGGACAGATGCCGGCGGAAGTGTAAAGGTTGTTCTGACCTCCGGAACAAAAGCCGGTGTGGTTCAGATTTCTGCGACCATCAATTCGGACGGAAAGGTTATTAATTCAAATCCGGTCGCCGTATCCATTCATGGAGGCTTGCCTGACCTGAATCATTTCAGTTGTGTACCCGCAAAGTTAAATATCCCCGGATTCAATATCTATGGAGTCGAGGATGTTATTACTGCTTATGTAGGTGACAAATACTCGAATCCTGTCAGACCCGGAACTTCTGTCTATTTTAAGACCGATGGCGGCATAATTGAAGGTTCGGCTCTGACAAATGCTCTGGGAGTAGCCTCAGTCCGGCTTTATTCAGCCAATCCGCTTCCCAACCATCCCACACTTGGACCCGGTTTCGCGCAAATCACAGCATCCACGACAGACGAAACATTTTCTGTAATAAACAGATCCACGATAGTTTTATTCTCAGGAATTGCATTCATTTCATGTTCTCCAACCAGTTTTGACATACCCAACAGAGGTTCTCAACAGTTTATTTATACTGTTATGGATCAAAACAGTAATCCGCTTGTGGAGGGGACAGCGATCTCGGTTACAGTAGAGGGGAAAGACTATGAGCTCTCAGGAGATAAAGATATCACTCTACCTGATACCCAAAGCAGGTCATGGACTTCATTCTCATTTACCATTCGTGATCTTGTGGATACTGCTGCGGTTAATCCTTTGACAGTTACAATTAAATCAAACGGATTGAACGGGAAGTCATCACTGGTTTTTTCGGGCGTTGTCCGGTAG
- a CDS encoding isoprenylcysteine carboxylmethyltransferase family protein, with protein MDPINILVLVALIFFTTANWSGSQKSFKGKVSAVSRRASGWVQTVPPNVLGISALLQYLGVFPILNIGFFGLEPDSSVRIVCLALFILFSVTHLLSFKSLGNNYSIEILLYKEHKLVTTGLYGIVRHPQYLSQLLADLSVGVALLSMPVVLVTLLLSIPMLIIRAKKEDEMLLSHFKDQFVTYQKKTGFFIPFL; from the coding sequence ATGGACCCTATAAATATACTTGTTCTTGTTGCCCTGATTTTTTTCACTACCGCCAACTGGTCCGGTTCTCAGAAGAGCTTTAAAGGAAAGGTCTCCGCAGTCTCAAGGAGAGCCTCCGGCTGGGTTCAAACTGTTCCCCCTAATGTTCTCGGAATTTCTGCCCTGTTACAATATCTTGGGGTCTTCCCCATTTTGAATATTGGTTTCTTTGGCTTGGAGCCAGACTCTTCTGTTCGAATAGTATGTCTTGCTCTGTTCATCCTCTTTTCGGTCACTCATTTACTCAGCTTTAAATCGCTGGGAAATAATTACTCGATCGAAATTCTACTCTACAAGGAGCATAAACTCGTGACGACCGGACTTTATGGAATAGTCAGACATCCTCAGTATCTAAGTCAGTTGCTTGCTGATCTTTCTGTTGGAGTGGCTCTGCTGTCAATGCCGGTAGTACTTGTCACACTGCTGCTGTCAATACCCATGCTGATAATAAGAGCAAAGAAAGAAGATGAAATGTTACTTTCCCATTTCAAGGATCAGTTCGTAACATATCAAAAGAAGACCGGCTTTTTTATACCGTTTTTATGA
- a CDS encoding BamA/TamA family outer membrane protein, producing the protein MRWFKLVLIVVHIPLFGQNITSIEYRPAPPISEKEITAAVGISFPVKALVFESDTVLARISRKLNAIGYLSHTIDARIEPVDSLSSRLVVMIDAGQRATIKKINFLNSGTDSLVEGVRSLEFIEGNFYDEQELELVFAEILQNLEKKGYPFAQIKVNSVTIYKSEDSTSLYSDVNLTISTNKKAIIDKIEISGNSSTSPAVILRELNIRAGDIYLPENNKIIAAKLNRLRFFEPVTQPEFYFNERQEGVLRITIKEANTNNFDGVIGYLPPGQNEESGYLTGLVNINMRNLFGTGRNFSFKWQQLNRNSQELDLRYLEPWFLGLPLNISPRLYQRQQDTLYVDRILELTADYYTGSNFSISFSFATQSIIPTLFATPVFTVYNSSILTGGAGIKYDTRDDPISPVNGINFFSWFSLSNKKIQGPKEFITPGQVLQVNLRKIVFDFDAYFELFNRNIAAIGVSVREVQGDLIEESDLFRLGGNSSLRGYREEQFRGNRIAWSNLEYRFLTSSRSYLFVFFDAGYYLLKGDAEKKIEESSSFKTGYGFGLSFETGIGLLSVSYALAAGEGFSDGKLHFGIINQF; encoded by the coding sequence ATGAGATGGTTTAAGCTTGTTCTGATTGTTGTTCATATACCTCTTTTCGGACAGAATATTACCTCCATTGAATACCGGCCTGCCCCCCCAATCAGTGAAAAAGAAATTACCGCCGCCGTTGGAATTTCATTTCCTGTAAAAGCTCTCGTTTTTGAATCTGACACAGTTCTGGCGAGAATTTCCCGTAAACTGAATGCCATCGGATATCTTTCGCACACCATTGACGCCAGGATTGAACCTGTTGACTCACTCTCATCACGGCTTGTAGTTATGATCGACGCCGGACAACGAGCCACAATAAAAAAGATAAATTTTTTAAATTCCGGCACTGACTCTTTGGTGGAGGGTGTGAGGAGTCTCGAATTTATTGAGGGAAATTTCTACGACGAGCAGGAACTCGAGCTGGTTTTTGCGGAAATTCTACAAAACCTCGAGAAAAAAGGGTATCCTTTTGCTCAAATCAAAGTGAACTCTGTAACAATTTATAAATCAGAGGACTCCACTTCCCTTTATTCAGATGTCAATTTGACGATTTCAACGAATAAAAAAGCGATTATCGACAAGATTGAGATTTCGGGTAACAGTTCGACTTCTCCTGCCGTAATCCTACGCGAGTTGAACATCAGGGCAGGGGACATATACCTGCCTGAAAACAATAAAATTATTGCGGCAAAGCTTAACCGTTTAAGATTTTTCGAACCTGTGACTCAACCTGAATTTTATTTCAACGAGCGACAGGAAGGGGTACTTCGGATTACCATAAAGGAAGCAAACACCAACAACTTTGACGGTGTTATCGGTTATCTGCCCCCGGGACAAAACGAGGAATCGGGGTATCTGACAGGTCTTGTAAACATCAATATGAGAAATCTTTTCGGTACAGGGAGAAACTTCAGTTTCAAATGGCAACAGTTGAACAGGAATTCCCAGGAGCTCGATCTCCGCTATCTGGAACCGTGGTTTCTTGGCTTACCCCTGAATATCTCACCGAGACTTTATCAGAGGCAGCAGGATACTCTTTATGTGGACAGAATACTGGAGTTGACGGCGGACTATTATACCGGCAGTAACTTCTCGATATCATTTTCTTTTGCAACCCAGTCGATAATCCCCACACTCTTCGCAACCCCTGTTTTCACGGTTTATAATTCGTCTATACTGACCGGTGGTGCGGGTATAAAATATGATACACGGGATGATCCGATTTCTCCGGTGAACGGTATAAACTTCTTTTCCTGGTTTTCACTTTCAAACAAAAAGATTCAGGGACCAAAGGAATTCATTACTCCCGGGCAGGTACTGCAGGTGAATTTGAGAAAGATAGTGTTTGATTTTGACGCATATTTTGAATTGTTCAATCGAAATATTGCCGCGATTGGTGTAAGCGTGAGAGAAGTTCAGGGTGATCTGATTGAGGAGAGCGATCTTTTCCGGCTTGGCGGGAATTCGTCACTCAGAGGTTACCGTGAAGAGCAGTTTCGGGGAAACAGAATTGCCTGGTCAAATCTTGAATACAGATTCCTCACCTCGAGCAGATCATATCTTTTTGTTTTTTTTGATGCGGGATATTATCTGCTGAAAGGTGATGCGGAGAAGAAAATAGAAGAATCAAGTTCATTTAAGACAGGCTATGGATTTGGTTTGAGTTTTGAAACCGGCATTGGATTGCTAAGCGTCAGTTATGCTTTGGCTGCTGGTGAAGGTTTTAGTGACGGTAAACTTCATTTCGGTATAATTAATCAATTTTGA
- a CDS encoding PfkB family carbohydrate kinase, with protein sequence MVLTVTLNPIIEHRLYYGETVESGTNRNGRLGYYAGGKGINVSRQLNKLGIKNLALTFLGGDHGRRLRSALTAEEIAFTAVNTASETRYGSVIIDEGKRSVTHFFGENSIVSDSEVEGFKSRLEKMIQNCEYVVFSGSSPSPHCDDIFAYGLEIAGKYDKTSILDTYGKSLHLAIEKNPTVLHLNRKEASEYTGETLETEQEILDALKIFAAKGVKISIITDGSNPLYVNSFGFNYKVTPPAVDKLDETGSGDAFVAGFVYGLSHDEILTDIIKYATASGAANASMISVCEVEPDIIKSKFNEIIVEPVGKKMNLMNEMV encoded by the coding sequence TTGGTTCTGACCGTAACACTTAATCCAATTATTGAACACAGGTTATACTATGGCGAGACAGTTGAAAGCGGCACAAACCGAAATGGTCGCCTTGGTTATTATGCCGGCGGCAAAGGGATTAATGTCAGTCGACAATTAAATAAACTCGGGATAAAAAACCTTGCATTAACCTTTCTTGGAGGCGATCACGGCAGGCGTCTTCGCTCCGCGCTTACGGCTGAGGAGATAGCATTTACGGCTGTGAATACCGCGTCAGAGACCAGATACGGAAGTGTAATTATTGACGAAGGAAAGAGATCGGTTACCCACTTTTTTGGTGAAAACTCCATTGTCTCCGATTCTGAAGTTGAAGGTTTTAAGTCCAGACTTGAGAAAATGATTCAAAATTGTGAATATGTTGTTTTCTCCGGCAGCAGTCCTTCTCCACATTGCGATGACATTTTTGCATATGGACTGGAAATCGCCGGTAAATATGACAAGACTTCCATCCTTGACACCTACGGAAAATCACTTCACCTTGCAATTGAGAAAAATCCAACTGTTTTACACCTTAACAGGAAAGAGGCGTCGGAATATACAGGTGAGACACTCGAGACAGAACAGGAAATTCTTGATGCCTTGAAGATATTTGCAGCTAAGGGAGTGAAAATATCCATTATCACTGACGGATCAAATCCTCTCTATGTTAATTCGTTCGGTTTCAACTATAAAGTTACACCTCCGGCAGTAGACAAACTTGACGAGACCGGGTCGGGAGATGCCTTTGTTGCGGGATTCGTTTACGGACTGTCGCATGATGAAATTTTGACTGACATCATTAAATACGCCACTGCTTCGGGTGCAGCGAATGCCTCAATGATAAGTGTATGCGAAGTGGAGCCGGACATCATCAAATCCAAATTTAATGAAATCATTGTTGAACCTGTTGGCAAAAAAATGAATCTGATGAATGAGATGGTTTAA
- a CDS encoding response regulator, translating to MNNNPEKDRNPAPEEIQPNRMAAHDINNLFSSIFSNLELLKRCISSNKEAMGYIENIEHCSRRATDITADVLSTDPSLKSRDRKINTRLLINEVVSSVIHTVSPEIKLKTELPVALADLRGNSTELYQVISNILINAIESIQGQGEVRIKAENHFDSERLNDTDGNSIPAVSIVVQDDGEGIDPENFERIFEPYFSTKNKNRMSGIGLYTVKSIVQAHGGKLEFESLRGEGTRFEILLPAWFEKRRKRTGDKVNVLIADDESLLVSILEDLLTGSGYSVTTVNSAEAAIDILHLDNTFDILIIDFRMEKMTGLDAIKIIRNFNEEIKIILSTGSVGVKSIILNEEIRVDATLQKPYELETLIALIETLA from the coding sequence ATGAACAACAATCCGGAAAAAGATCGAAACCCGGCGCCTGAAGAAATTCAGCCGAACAGAATGGCAGCTCATGATATAAATAATCTGTTCAGCAGTATATTCTCAAATTTGGAACTCCTTAAAAGGTGTATTTCCTCCAATAAAGAGGCGATGGGTTATATCGAAAATATCGAACATTGTTCCCGTAGAGCCACAGATATAACTGCGGATGTACTTTCAACAGATCCGTCGTTAAAATCACGCGACAGAAAAATAAACACCAGACTCTTAATAAATGAAGTAGTGTCATCTGTAATACACACCGTATCGCCCGAGATAAAGTTAAAAACAGAACTGCCGGTTGCTCTTGCTGATTTAAGAGGCAATTCCACAGAATTGTATCAGGTAATTTCCAACATTCTTATTAACGCCATTGAATCGATACAGGGGCAGGGTGAAGTGCGGATAAAAGCGGAAAACCATTTCGATTCGGAACGGTTAAACGATACAGATGGTAATTCCATTCCGGCAGTTTCAATTGTGGTACAGGATGACGGAGAGGGGATTGATCCGGAAAATTTCGAAAGGATATTTGAGCCATACTTCTCGACAAAGAACAAAAACAGAATGAGCGGTATCGGACTTTACACTGTAAAAAGCATAGTCCAGGCTCACGGCGGGAAACTTGAATTCGAGAGTCTTAGGGGTGAGGGAACCAGATTTGAAATTTTACTTCCTGCATGGTTTGAGAAACGAAGGAAAAGAACAGGCGACAAGGTAAATGTCCTGATAGCGGATGACGAATCACTCCTTGTTTCAATTCTCGAAGATTTGCTCACCGGCTCGGGGTATTCAGTGACGACTGTAAACTCTGCTGAAGCTGCCATAGACATATTGCATCTGGATAATACATTTGATATTTTAATAATCGATTTCAGGATGGAGAAGATGACAGGGCTTGACGCAATAAAGATTATCAGAAACTTTAATGAAGAGATAAAAATTATTCTTTCGACCGGATCGGTAGGTGTTAAGTCGATAATATTGAATGAGGAGATAAGGGTTGACGCTACACTTCAGAAACCATATGAGCTGGAAACACTCATTGCGCTGATAGAGACTCTTGCCTGA
- a CDS encoding response regulator gives METILIVDDEISLSQILKEELTEVGYTVYTVDSAEKALLHIQDNRIDLMLLDLNMPEKDGYFVLEEMEKKGIVLKVIVLTAYADLTSAIRSAKLGASDFITKPYDLDELLVSIRKVLYM, from the coding sequence ATGGAAACAATCCTGATCGTTGATGACGAGATAAGTCTAAGCCAGATACTCAAAGAAGAACTGACTGAAGTCGGCTACACAGTCTACACGGTTGATTCTGCAGAAAAAGCACTCTTGCATATCCAGGACAACCGTATCGACCTGATGTTGTTGGATTTGAACATGCCTGAAAAGGATGGCTACTTTGTGCTCGAAGAGATGGAAAAGAAAGGGATCGTTCTGAAAGTTATTGTACTTACTGCTTATGCAGATCTTACTTCTGCGATCAGGTCAGCAAAACTCGGTGCAAGCGATTTCATCACAAAACCTTATGATCTCGATGAATTGCTCGTCTCAATTAGAAAAGTGCTGTATATGTAA
- a CDS encoding PilT/PilU family type 4a pilus ATPase, with the protein MIPALDQIAQPAKALLAAVVSQVPRSVISAERLPFLAKLISGLNYDQKGVLLDFINSILVLMVKKDASDIEFGGMATARNVWLRIHGKKERVPDLPSLTEDESAIVILNLLSDKQKEGLFQNKNIDFSHSFLAGEPQRTYRFRADAYYDMDSLALNMRAISPTIRKIDTLGFSKTAIQSMHHLYIKQGLVLITGITGSGKSSTLDAIVDMHNDTDNAQVIVIAQPIEFVHSSKKCIIRHREVGKDVASFKDGVIQSLRQDPDIIIIGEMRDPETIMASLEVADTGHKVFSTLHTSSAVESIDRIIAEVHPTEQPRVRHRLADVLTVVVSQKLLPSLDGKRVMAKEVLVMTPSIQSAIKNNNSGEIYMMINQGAAQGMITMEQDIKNLYIAKKISLETAISYANQKNRMKQILGVQ; encoded by the coding sequence ATGATTCCGGCTTTAGATCAAATAGCACAACCCGCCAAGGCACTTCTTGCCGCGGTGGTATCTCAGGTCCCACGCTCGGTTATAAGTGCGGAGAGGCTTCCATTTCTTGCAAAATTGATCTCCGGACTGAACTACGACCAAAAAGGTGTGCTTCTCGATTTCATCAATTCCATACTGGTTTTGATGGTAAAAAAAGACGCATCTGATATCGAATTCGGTGGAATGGCAACAGCCCGGAATGTATGGCTGCGTATCCATGGAAAAAAGGAACGGGTTCCTGATCTCCCCTCCCTCACCGAGGATGAATCGGCAATTGTAATCCTAAACCTCCTCAGCGACAAGCAAAAAGAGGGGCTCTTCCAAAATAAAAACATCGATTTTTCGCATTCATTTCTTGCCGGTGAGCCTCAAAGGACATACCGGTTTAGGGCTGATGCCTATTATGATATGGATTCGCTGGCTCTTAATATGAGAGCCATATCTCCAACAATCAGGAAAATTGATACTCTCGGCTTCAGTAAAACTGCTATTCAGTCGATGCACCATCTCTATATTAAACAGGGACTGGTTCTCATCACAGGAATCACAGGTTCAGGTAAATCATCCACACTCGATGCCATAGTGGATATGCACAATGATACCGACAATGCTCAGGTAATTGTGATTGCCCAGCCGATCGAGTTCGTGCATTCATCCAAGAAGTGTATTATCAGACACCGCGAAGTTGGTAAGGATGTGGCATCCTTCAAAGATGGTGTTATTCAGTCTCTTAGACAGGATCCCGATATTATTATCATTGGTGAGATGAGAGACCCTGAGACAATAATGGCATCTCTTGAAGTGGCTGATACGGGACATAAAGTTTTCTCGACCCTGCACACATCCTCCGCCGTTGAATCAATTGACAGAATTATTGCCGAAGTGCATCCAACGGAGCAGCCCCGTGTTCGCCACAGACTTGCTGATGTGCTCACTGTTGTGGTCTCGCAGAAACTCCTGCCGAGTCTCGATGGAAAACGGGTGATGGCAAAGGAAGTGCTTGTTATGACACCGAGTATACAGTCTGCCATTAAAAACAATAACTCGGGTGAAATTTACATGATGATCAATCAGGGAGCCGCTCAAGGAATGATCACCATGGAACAGGATATCAAGAATTTATATATCGCAAAGAAAATTTCTCTGGAAACCGCTATCTCCTATGCAAACCAAAAAAATCGTATGAAACAGATTTTAGGTGTCCAGTAG
- a CDS encoding penicillin acylase family protein: MEKLLKYFVAPALTLLILSVVIYFFFKSIIGTSVPKYEGEIEIKGLADNVEIRTNDYGIPLVKSKSRKDLLFALGYLHARDRLLEMEYHRLIASGGLSEYLGEKTVETDKFFRQLDLSSKARTFFEELDSEAKVLVKAYSDGINGYLNSENPVIQSEFSALGIAPHRWSPEDIVLLTLLNNFSDESKYFSKRIVGMVRGKIEFAKAAAVFGTDTDSISKEAWSKDEEELLKREIDIRELTGLRADNSLTVSEIQGYDGVFATLNGRYTFPGKYYQVFYESEGISGSGVTIPGVPVLYLGMKKNEFWVLNSVSKYNPVKNLIFLDDKGGMYVENKKRGEIKIKKDTILIKNREPLILETKTAPGAGAIISLPEKKEFYNNDSTEVLNLFSAIAINHSGFDAADFLTTGLKLWSEPVSSKYFSLQANTDIFVKTGDKPAVRIAARAVVKENQDSPAPKGKRTPRKKETQKPKPVETDDQPESSDSESLTITDFVKPAESEFFDLPSDSRNRFYLAKPDGKELNSYFLNDVTSDFSLKLVPFILNAFNNEEKKDTILNQSLKVLSRWSGEYQSSLQAPLIIATFMKFFTVNTFGDDLDKTDFEFLFGWGGLPFARLNKLLEENYSPVFDNINTRELESRDEIIRRSFRSALEEIRRKYDENLVMWLWGRYNTIRPSHIVTNFLGGINNAIAIEPAGISGYTDTRFRVNYNPFTELKSGRNVRESGTLYRFFARPSEGRLIFVPYLGNSGNFADKMSVVTYLNFLEGKFIDGATMYGNNDKVLRLIKKL, translated from the coding sequence ATGGAAAAACTCCTTAAATATTTTGTTGCTCCGGCACTTACACTCCTGATACTCTCTGTAGTTATATACTTCTTTTTTAAGTCTATCATCGGAACATCCGTTCCAAAATATGAAGGTGAGATTGAAATTAAAGGACTCGCTGATAATGTGGAGATACGAACAAATGATTACGGCATTCCCCTTGTTAAGAGCAAGAGTCGAAAGGACCTTTTGTTTGCTCTCGGATACCTCCATGCACGAGACAGGTTGCTGGAAATGGAATATCACAGACTTATCGCCAGCGGGGGACTTTCTGAATATCTCGGTGAGAAAACGGTTGAAACGGATAAGTTTTTCAGACAACTTGATTTGTCGTCAAAGGCAAGAACATTTTTCGAAGAACTTGACAGTGAAGCGAAGGTTTTGGTTAAGGCTTATTCGGATGGAATTAACGGGTATCTCAACTCCGAAAATCCTGTAATACAAAGTGAGTTCTCTGCTTTGGGTATAGCTCCGCACAGATGGTCGCCTGAAGATATTGTTCTTCTTACTCTCCTCAACAATTTCTCTGATGAGAGTAAATATTTTTCAAAGAGAATTGTAGGAATGGTCAGGGGAAAGATAGAATTCGCAAAAGCTGCGGCGGTTTTTGGAACTGATACAGATTCAATATCAAAAGAAGCGTGGTCAAAAGATGAAGAAGAGCTTTTAAAACGGGAAATAGATATTCGTGAACTTACCGGTTTGAGAGCGGATAACAGCCTGACGGTTAGCGAAATTCAGGGATATGATGGAGTCTTTGCGACTCTTAACGGCAGATATACTTTCCCCGGAAAGTACTATCAGGTATTTTACGAAAGTGAGGGTATTTCAGGCAGCGGAGTAACAATCCCCGGTGTCCCTGTTCTCTACCTGGGGATGAAAAAAAATGAATTTTGGGTGCTGAACTCCGTTTCGAAATATAATCCGGTGAAAAACCTCATCTTCCTCGATGATAAAGGCGGGATGTATGTTGAAAATAAAAAAAGAGGGGAAATAAAGATTAAAAAAGATACGATTCTGATAAAGAACCGGGAGCCCTTGATTTTGGAGACGAAAACTGCTCCAGGCGCTGGTGCGATTATCTCACTTCCGGAAAAAAAGGAATTCTACAACAATGACTCCACCGAAGTGTTAAATCTTTTTTCAGCCATCGCGATTAATCATTCCGGATTTGATGCTGCAGATTTCCTTACAACAGGATTGAAGTTGTGGAGTGAGCCGGTTTCTTCAAAGTATTTTTCTCTCCAGGCGAATACAGACATTTTTGTGAAAACAGGTGACAAACCGGCAGTCAGAATTGCGGCAAGGGCAGTTGTAAAAGAGAATCAGGACTCTCCCGCGCCGAAAGGAAAGAGAACTCCCAGAAAAAAGGAAACTCAGAAGCCAAAACCTGTGGAAACCGATGATCAGCCTGAATCATCCGACAGTGAAAGCCTGACAATAACAGACTTTGTAAAGCCGGCAGAAAGTGAGTTTTTTGATCTTCCTTCCGACAGCAGGAACAGATTCTACCTTGCGAAACCGGACGGGAAGGAACTCAATTCCTATTTTCTGAATGATGTTACATCTGATTTTTCGCTAAAACTGGTACCGTTTATTCTAAATGCCTTCAACAATGAAGAGAAGAAGGATACCATCCTGAATCAATCATTGAAAGTGCTTTCGAGATGGAGTGGTGAATATCAGTCTTCACTGCAGGCTCCTTTGATCATCGCAACATTTATGAAGTTTTTCACTGTCAATACATTTGGTGATGATCTTGACAAGACTGATTTTGAATTTCTCTTTGGCTGGGGAGGTCTTCCTTTTGCCAGACTGAACAAGCTTCTGGAGGAAAATTATTCTCCTGTTTTTGATAACATAAACACCCGGGAACTTGAGTCAAGGGATGAAATTATAAGACGAAGTTTTAGAAGTGCCCTGGAAGAGATACGCAGAAAATATGATGAAAATCTTGTGATGTGGTTATGGGGAAGGTACAATACAATCCGGCCCTCACACATCGTGACGAACTTTCTGGGAGGGATAAACAATGCGATTGCAATAGAGCCGGCTGGGATCAGCGGTTATACCGATACGAGATTCCGGGTGAATTATAATCCCTTTACGGAGCTGAAATCAGGTCGTAATGTCAGGGAGTCGGGGACTCTCTACAGATTTTTTGCGAGACCTTCGGAGGGTAGATTGATTTTCGTGCCTTATCTTGGTAATTCAGGTAATTTTGCCGACAAGATGAGTGTAGTGACTTACCTGAATTTTTTGGAGGGGAAATTTATCGACGGAGCCACGATGTATGGCAATAATGATAAAGTTCTAAGATTAATCAAAAAATTGTGA